The Bombus pascuorum chromosome 9, iyBomPasc1.1, whole genome shotgun sequence genome has a window encoding:
- the LOC132910755 gene encoding mitochondrial coenzyme A transporter SLC25A42 gives MSVLSNSTKQVLQSPSSLSMEKQDVHTTKKQEKKVGSDGISNTQRVWTSLVSGAIAGALAKTTIAPLDRTKINFQISNQPFSAKAAARFLINTRKTEGLLSLWRGNSATMVRIVPYSAVQFTAHEQWKRILGINGSEREKPGLNFLAGSLAGITSQGTTYPLDLMRARMAVTQKAEYKTLRQIFVRIYVEEGILAYYRGFTATLLGVIPYAGCSFFTYDLLRNLLNVHTVAIPGFSTSLICGAIAGMVAQTSSYPLDIVRRRMQTSAIHGPMNSQHYHTITSTVTKIYKEEGIMAFYKGLSMNWVKGPIAVGISFATHDSIRDALRKLIISQNTSSKT, from the exons ATGTCTGTTTTGTCAAACTCAACAAAGCAAGTGTTACAAAGTCCATCATCCCTTTCAATGGAAAAACAAGATGTACATACAAca aagaaacaagaaaaaaaggtTGGGAGCGATGGTATATCAAATACACAAAGAGTATGGACAAGCTTGGTATCAGGTGCTATTGCAGGAGCATTAGCAAAAACGACAATAGCACCTCTAGATCGCACAAAAATAAACTTCCAAATCTCAAATCAACCATTTTCGGCAAAAGCGGCGGctagatttttaataaatactcgTAAAACAGAAGGTTTATTAAGTTTATGGCGTGGGAATAGTGCAACTATGGTCAGAATAGTTCCATATTCTGCTGTTCAATTCACAGCCCACGAACAATGGAAAAGGATTCTGGGAATAAATGGGTCAGAAAG AGAAAAACCTGGACTAAACTTTCTTGCTGGTTCATTAGCGGGTATAACATCACAAGGCACAACTTACCCCCTGGATTTGATGAGAGCAAGAATGGCTGTGACACAAAAGGCTGAATATAAAACATTGCGACAAATTTTTGTACGCATTTACGTGGAGGAAGGAATATTGGCCTATTACCGTGGCTTTACTGCAACGTTACTTGGTGTCATTCCTTATGCTGGTTGCAGTTTCTTCACCTATGATCTACTCAGGAACTTATTAAATG TGCACACGGTGGCTATTCCTGGCTTCTCGACATCACTGATTTGCGGCGCCATTGCTGGAATGGTTGCTCAGACTAGCAGCTACCCTTTGGACATCGTACGGAGAAGAATGCAGACCTCAGCAATCCATGGCCCGATGAACAGCCAGCATTATCACACAATTACCTCAACTGTCACAAAAATTTACAA aGAAGAAGGTATAATGGCCTTCTATAAAGGATTGAGCATGAATTGGGTGAAAGGCCCAATTGCTGTAGGAATTAGTTTTGCAACACATGATTCAATCCGTGATGCGTTAAGAAAACTCATAATTTCTCAAAATACTTCATCAAAAACATAA
- the LOC132910741 gene encoding nucleolar protein 56 — translation MSKLFILFEHAAGYAIFSVKEFEEVGMLLPQVEASVTDFSRFNSVVKLVGFSPFKTALAALENINSVSEGIVPEDLQLFIDSCIPKSGKKNKCVLGVSDPKLGASITEALDIKCDHIGVVPEIIRGIRFHFHKLVKGFTSKSSGIAQLGLGHSYSRAKVKFNVNRVDNMIIQSIALLDQLDKDVNTFSMRIREWYSYHFPELVKIVPENYMYAKVAKLIKNRKELTNEKLEALEEIVMDSAKAQAIIDASKSSMGMDISPVDLLNIEMFAARVIALADYRKQLAEYLSSKMAGVAPNLATLIGDQVGARLIAHAGSLTNLAKYPASTVQILGAEKALFRALKTRGNTPKYGLLFHSTFIGRAGTKNKGRISRYLANKCSIASRIDCFTDTPTKVFGEKLRQQVEDRLKFYETGEVPKKNIDVMKEALEEAAQVIASMEQESSKKKKKKDKKRKSEVLENGKENGFVENGVQEETEEPVKKKKKKKSKSINENE, via the exons ATG TCgaagctttttattttatttgagcACGCTGCTGGCTATGCCATTTTTTCTGTCAAGGAATTTGAAGAGGTAGGAATGTTACTGCCTCAAGTTGAAGCATCTGTCACagatttttctcgttttaattCAGTTGTGAAACTAGTTggattttcaccttttaaaACTGCTTTAGCagctttagaaaatataaatagtgtTTCTGAAGGAATTGTTCCAGAAGATTTACAGTTATTTATAGACTCATGTATACCAAAATctggaaagaaaaacaaatgtGTGCTTGGAGTGTCGGATCCAAAACTTGGAGCTAGCATTACTGAAGCATTAGATATAAAGTGTGATCATATTGGTGTCGTTCCAGAAATTATTAGAGGAATAaggtttcattttcataaattagtGAAAGGTTTTACTTCTAAAAGTTCTGGAATTGCACAACTTGGACTTGGTCATAGTTATTCTAGAGCTAAAGTTAAATTCAATGTCAATCGCGTGGATAATATGATTATACAAAGCATAGCTCTGTTAGACCAATTGGACAAAGATGTCAATACATTTAGTATGCGAATAag GGAATGGTATAGTTATCATTTTCCAGAGCTTGTAAAAATAGTTCCTGAGAATTACATGTATGCCAAAGttgcaaaattaataaaaaacagaaaagaacTTACAAATGAAAAGTTAGAAGCTTTGGAAGAAATTGTTATGGACAGTGCCAAAGCTCAAGCAATTATTGATGCATCCAAATCATCTATGGGTATGGATATCAGTCCTGTTGATCTTCTTAATATCGAAATGTTTGCAGCACGTGTTATTGCTTTGGCTGACTATAGAAAACAATTAGCAGAATATTTAAGTTCTAAAATGGCAGGAGTTGCACCAAATTTAGCTACATTAATAGGTGACCAAGTAGGAGCCAGATTAATAGCACATGCTGGATCTCTTACAAACTTAGCCAAATATCCTGCCTCTACTGTACAAATATTGGGGGCGGAAAAGGCTTTATTTAGGGCTTTAAAAACTAGAGGTAACACTCCAAAATATGGTCTGTTATTCCATTCAACTTTTATTGGTCGTGCGGGTACAAAAAATAAGGGTAGAATTTCAAGATATCTTGCGAATAAATGTTCCATAGCATCAAGAATTGATTGCTTTACTGATACACCAACTAAAGTATTTGGTGAAAAATTACGACAACAAGTAGAGGatagattgaaattttatgaaactgGAGAAGTACCTAAGAAGAATATAGATGTAATGAAAGAAGCTTTAGAAGAAGCTGCACAAGTGATAGCAAGTATGGAACAAGAATcgtctaaaaagaaaaagaagaaagataaaaaaagaaaaagtgagGTTTTAGAGAATGGAAAGGAAAACGGATTTGTCGAAAATGGAGTACAAGAAGAAACTGAAGAGccagtaaagaaaaaaaagaagaagaaatcaaaaagtataaatgaaaatgaatga
- the LOC132910756 gene encoding mitotic checkpoint protein BUB3 yields the protein MESRTEFKIKSPPTDAISAVEFGPNSTQFLLVSSWDNTVRLYDIHANTMRLKYNHDLPVLDVAFQDAVHAYSGGLGNTLKMYDINSNTESVMGTHDKPIRKIEYCAAVNAILTGGWDAAVKLWDPRTPTCVGSYLQPDVVLALSVCGDKFVVGTAKRKVCIWDLRNMAGMFQRRESSLKYQTRCIKGFPNEQGYVLSSIEGRVAVEYLDTTPEAQKKKYAFKCHRIKENNVEHIYPVNAISFHSTYNTFATGGSDGYVNIWDGFNKKRLCQFHRYNAGVAALSFSHDGSVLAIGVSYLNEAEIPPGGNDEREIYIRYVNDQETKPK from the exons atGGAATCTCGGACagagtttaaaataaaatctccgCCAACTGATGCGATTTCAGCAGTGGAATTTGGACCTAATTCAACACAATTCCTTCTTGTTTCCTCTTGGGACAATACAGTGCGGTTGTATGACATTCATGCAAATACTatgagattaaaatataatcatgattTGCCAGTTTTAGATGTTGCATTTCAg GATGCTGTTCATGCTTATAGTGGTGGTTTAGGAAATACATTAAAGATGTATGATATCAATAGTAATACTG AATCAGTTATGGGAACACATGATAAACCAATtaggaaaattgaatattgTGCTGCAGTAAATGCAATATTAACTGGTGGGTGGGATGCAGCAGTGAAACTTTGGGATCCCAGAACACCCACTTGTGTAGGTAGTTATTTACAACCTGATGTCGTTCTTGCCTTGTCTGTATGCGGAGATAAATTTGTAGTAGGTACAGCTAAACGCAAAGTTTGTATTTGGGATCTGAGAAATATGGCTGGTATGTTTCAAAGACGTGAAAGCAGTTTGAAGTATCAGACACGTTGTATTAAAGGTTTTCCTAATGAACAG GGATATGTTCTTAGTAGTATAGAGGGCCGTGTTGCTGTTGAATATCTTGATACAACACCAGAAgcacagaaaaagaaatatgctTTTAAATGTCATAGGATAAAGGAAAACAATGTGGAGCACATATATCCAGTGAATGCTATTAGTTTTCATTCAACTTATAATACATTTGCAACTGGTGGTTCAGATGGTTATGTGAATATTTGGGATGGTTTTAACAAAAAACGTTTATGTCAGTTTCACAGATATAATGCTGGTGTTGCTGCACTTAGTTTTAGCCATGATGGTTCTGTGCTTGCCATAGGAGTATCGTATTTGAATGAAGCTGAAATTCCACCAGGTGGAAATGATGAgagagaaatttatataagatatgTGAATGACCAAGAAACTAAACCGAAATAA